A portion of the Ornithinimicrobium humiphilum genome contains these proteins:
- a CDS encoding MsnO8 family LLM class oxidoreductase, protein MLPDPAPPGDRLPVPVSLLDRSRTREGEDPGAALRHTVERARRAESLGLHRFWVAEHHAVPGIASGSPPVLMAEVAAATSRIRVGSGGIMLPNHRPLVVAEQVRMLEALHPGRIDVGIGRSLGFTAPVRRALGVERYPVETFAEDLGLLLAHLDDQGPVTAMPRGVPRPPVLVLATGSGLGVAARLGLPVVVGGPVLHGDLAPLEAYRAQFRPSPQCPEPRVVISLDVMIAGTAGRARELLLPEAWAMAESRATGAFPPLRPDPPQRLTPKQEELVEQQVAMAVSGTASQVLVELTDLVRRTGATEVLASTSTFDRDELAAADEALAALAPG, encoded by the coding sequence ATGCTCCCCGACCCAGCCCCGCCCGGCGACCGGCTGCCGGTGCCGGTCTCCCTGCTCGACCGGTCCCGCACCCGCGAGGGGGAGGACCCGGGAGCCGCGCTGCGGCATACCGTCGAGCGGGCGCGACGCGCCGAGTCCCTGGGGCTGCACCGCTTCTGGGTGGCCGAGCACCACGCCGTGCCCGGCATCGCCAGCGGGAGCCCACCGGTGCTCATGGCCGAGGTGGCGGCGGCGACGTCACGGATCCGGGTCGGGTCGGGCGGGATCATGCTGCCCAACCACCGGCCCCTGGTGGTCGCCGAGCAGGTGCGGATGCTCGAGGCCCTCCACCCCGGGCGGATCGACGTGGGGATCGGGCGCTCGCTGGGGTTCACCGCGCCGGTGCGCCGGGCGCTGGGGGTCGAGCGCTATCCCGTCGAGACCTTCGCCGAGGACCTCGGCCTCCTGCTCGCCCACCTCGACGACCAGGGCCCGGTGACCGCGATGCCCAGGGGTGTGCCGCGTCCGCCGGTCCTCGTGCTCGCGACCGGGTCCGGGCTGGGCGTCGCCGCCCGTCTGGGCCTGCCCGTCGTCGTGGGCGGCCCGGTGCTCCACGGCGACCTCGCGCCGCTGGAGGCCTACCGCGCCCAGTTCCGGCCGAGCCCGCAGTGCCCCGAGCCGCGGGTCGTCATCAGCCTGGATGTGATGATCGCCGGCACGGCCGGGCGGGCGCGGGAGCTGCTGCTGCCCGAGGCCTGGGCGATGGCCGAGTCGCGCGCGACCGGAGCGTTCCCGCCGCTGCGGCCGGACCCGCCGCAGCGGCTGACGCCCAAGCAGGAGGAGCTGGTCGAGCAGCAGGTGGCGATGGCCGTCTCCGGCACGGCCTCGCAGGTCCTCGTGGAGCTGACGGACCTGGTGCGCCGCACCGGGGCGACGGAGGTGCTGGCGTCCACGTCGACCTTCGACCGGGACGAGCTCGCCGCCGCCGACGAGGCGCTCGCCGCCCTCGCCCCAGGGTGA
- a CDS encoding GNAT family N-acetyltransferase — MGIVVHPATADRFEDLAVMLGPRSPNASVCWCLSHRLDSRTNRSLVGPARGEYVRELTRRPVAPGVLGYDDDLVVGWAAVAPRSELPFARSRTIPHVDDQPVWSIWCLRVRPGHRGRGHALPLLEGAVAYAASLGAPAVEGYPVDNRGAKVDLTMAYVGTRALFERAGFELAAPTTGVSGGFPRVVMRRPLT, encoded by the coding sequence ATGGGGATCGTGGTCCACCCGGCGACGGCCGACCGCTTCGAGGACCTGGCGGTGATGCTCGGGCCGAGGAGCCCGAACGCGTCCGTCTGCTGGTGCCTCAGCCACCGGCTCGACAGCCGCACCAACCGCTCGCTCGTCGGGCCGGCCCGGGGGGAGTACGTCCGCGAGCTCACGCGGCGCCCGGTCGCCCCCGGGGTGCTGGGCTACGACGACGACCTGGTCGTCGGGTGGGCCGCGGTCGCTCCGAGGTCCGAGCTGCCCTTCGCCCGGTCGCGGACGATCCCGCACGTCGACGACCAGCCCGTCTGGTCGATCTGGTGCCTGCGGGTCCGGCCCGGCCACCGCGGTCGCGGGCACGCGCTGCCGCTGCTGGAGGGCGCGGTCGCCTACGCCGCGTCGCTGGGCGCCCCGGCCGTCGAGGGCTATCCGGTCGACAACCGCGGGGCGAAGGTCGACCTGACGATGGCCTACGTCGGCACCCGGGCGCTCTTCGAGCGCGCCGGCTTCGAGCTGGCCGCGCCGACCACCGGCGTGTCCGGCGGCTTCCCCCGGGTCGTCATGCGACGGCCGCTGACCTGA
- a CDS encoding GNAT family N-acetyltransferase, whose protein sequence is ELVTAAFELGVRRVEAGCFAENAGSRRVMEKVGLRQEGYYVRESLHRDGTWRDGMSFGLLADEWDLEARRPRG, encoded by the coding sequence GAGCTCGTCACCGCGGCCTTCGAGCTGGGGGTGCGGCGGGTCGAGGCCGGCTGCTTCGCCGAGAACGCCGGCAGCCGGCGCGTCATGGAGAAGGTCGGCCTGCGGCAGGAGGGCTACTACGTCCGCGAGTCGCTGCACCGCGACGGCACCTGGCGCGACGGCATGAGCTTCGGCCTGCTGGCCGACGAGTGGGACCTGGAGGCGCGGCGTCCCCGGGGCTAA